The following coding sequences are from one Arthrobacter sp. PvP023 window:
- a CDS encoding FHA domain-containing protein, with protein sequence MDASGLRSAFVVVNGEAAGTRIVIPHGKTTVGSDEGSRLRLPASGVSRRHALLTSVDGRTILDDQNSRNGTWVNGRAITSPTELTDGDEVRFGQVRLRFVEGTYDGGSAPPPAAGGWEGPQTAPAAARKKGLGSALLFAAAINVVGLIGNSLTAFLTELTPTWTWFVTPAMGLAVALGGEALDYLKDKAQPAPKRPKPQYRPSSLGQPTRPARPVRPGRPDSRGGSYGAGTAHPSGPAEGIPRAAPRSRPVIATVLVTLLLLGGGGWLLAAGASYAVGYFSGNEEGTQRLARQVVTETQGVTVTVLSIQSTAHFTRVEIHVRNGTGSSMSLPLFHNAVLTGPDGTTFDADSFRSTWQPDIPPGGQRKGTINFENQLPESGGTVSLSFVTVFMQGFDGPRSITVPDIPLMPVVNPL encoded by the coding sequence GTGGATGCATCGGGGTTGCGGAGCGCGTTCGTCGTCGTCAACGGGGAGGCGGCGGGGACCCGGATTGTGATCCCGCACGGCAAAACGACCGTTGGCAGCGACGAGGGTTCACGGCTGCGCCTGCCCGCTTCCGGTGTGAGCCGCCGGCACGCCCTGCTGACCTCGGTTGACGGCCGGACCATCCTCGACGACCAAAACTCGCGCAACGGCACCTGGGTCAACGGCCGCGCCATCACCTCTCCCACCGAACTCACCGACGGCGATGAGGTCCGGTTCGGGCAGGTCAGGCTCCGCTTTGTTGAAGGGACGTACGACGGCGGCAGCGCACCGCCGCCCGCAGCCGGCGGGTGGGAGGGGCCCCAGACCGCCCCGGCGGCTGCAAGGAAAAAGGGGCTAGGCTCGGCGCTGCTCTTCGCCGCCGCGATCAATGTGGTGGGGCTGATCGGCAACAGTCTGACCGCTTTCCTGACCGAGCTCACGCCCACCTGGACGTGGTTCGTCACACCGGCGATGGGCCTGGCCGTTGCCCTGGGCGGGGAGGCGCTGGATTACCTCAAAGACAAGGCGCAGCCCGCACCTAAACGGCCTAAACCGCAGTACCGGCCGTCCAGCCTCGGCCAGCCGACACGGCCCGCGCGCCCGGTGAGGCCGGGCCGCCCGGATAGCCGTGGAGGATCCTATGGCGCCGGGACCGCGCATCCTTCCGGGCCGGCTGAGGGCATACCGCGTGCTGCGCCACGGTCACGTCCGGTCATCGCCACAGTGCTGGTGACGCTGCTCCTGCTCGGCGGCGGCGGGTGGCTGCTGGCCGCCGGGGCGAGTTACGCCGTCGGCTATTTTTCCGGGAACGAGGAAGGCACCCAACGGCTGGCCCGTCAGGTGGTGACGGAAACACAGGGCGTCACGGTGACCGTCCTCAGCATCCAGAGCACCGCACATTTCACGCGGGTGGAGATCCATGTGCGGAACGGCACCGGCAGCTCCATGTCACTGCCGCTGTTTCACAACGCCGTCCTCACCGGCCCGGACGGCACGACGTTCGACGCTGATTCCTTCCGCAGCACCTGGCAGCCCGACATACCGCCCGGGGGCCAGCGCAAGGGGACCATCAACTTCGAGAACCAGCTGCCCGAATCCGGCGGCACGGTGTCGCTCAGCTTCGTCACGGTGTTCATGCAGGGGTTCGATGGGCCGCGGTCCATCACCGTCCCGGACATCCCGCTGATGCCCGTGGTAAATCCGCTCTGA
- a CDS encoding cold-shock protein, translated as MATGTVKWFNAEKGFGFISPDDSSQDVFAHYSAINSSGFRSLEENQKVSFETEQGPKGPQATNIQAI; from the coding sequence ATGGCTACTGGTACCGTCAAATGGTTTAACGCTGAAAAGGGCTTCGGCTTCATTTCCCCCGATGACTCCTCACAGGACGTTTTCGCACACTACTCTGCGATCAACTCCTCCGGCTTCCGCTCCCTCGAAGAGAACCAGAAGGTCTCCTTCGAAACCGAGCAGGGCCCCAAGGGTCCCCAGGCCACCAACATCCAGGCTATCTAA